The Manihot esculenta cultivar AM560-2 chromosome 1, M.esculenta_v8, whole genome shotgun sequence genome has a window encoding:
- the LOC110613060 gene encoding phosphoribosylformylglycinamidine cyclo-ligase, chloroplastic: MTTAVAANAEISRVFTTSTRPSSIKPRAIPPTIGGCSFNRLSWRFPLLSAPTTSKSRVFSMSKENDGRSADEPGGLTYKDAGVDIDAGSELVRRIARMAPGIGGFGGLFPLGDSYLVAGTDGVGTKLKLAFETGIHETIGIDLVAMSVNDIVTSGAKPLFFLDYFATSRLDVDLAEKVIKGIVDGCQQSDCTLLGGETAEMPDFYADGEYDLSGFAVGIVKKDSVIDGKNIEAGDVLIGLPSSGVHSNGFSLVRRVLARSGLSLMDKLPGEDITLGEALMAPTVIYVKQVLDFISKGGVKGIAHITGGGFTDNMPRVFPEGLGAVIYNNSWDVPTVFKWIQEAGRIEDAEMRRTFNMGIGMVLIVTREASRRLLEDGRYKAYRIGEVVRGEGVSYN, encoded by the exons ATGACGACCGCCGTCGCTGCAAACGCAGAAATATCGCGTGTTTTCACGACGTCGACCAGACCGTCTTCTATTAAACCCAGAGCCATCCCACCTACTATAGGTGGTTGCTCATTTAACCGCTTATCCTGGAGATTTCCGCTTCTATCTGCCCCCACCACAAGCAAGAGCCGTGTATTTTCTATGTCCAAGGAAAATGACGGTAGAAGCGCTGATGAACCTGGAGGGCTCACTTATAAGGACGCGGGTGTGGATATAGATGCTGGCTCTGAACTTGTCAGGCGAATTGCAAGGATGGCACCTGGAATCGGAGGATTTGGGGGTCTTTTCCCTCTTG GTGATTCATACCTTGTTGCCGGCACAGATGGAGTAGGAACTAAACTTAAACTTGCATTTGAAACTGGAATCCATGAAACTATTGGAATTGATCTG GTTGCAATGAGTGTAAATGATATTGTTACTTCTGGTGCAAAACCATTATTTTTCCTTGATTATTTTGCCACAAGCCGCCTTGATGTTGACCTTGCTGAGAAG GTCATAAAAGGCATTGTTGATGGATGCCAACAATCTGACTGCACTCTTTTAGGGGGAGag ACTGCAGAAATGCCAGATTTCTATGCAGATGGTGAATATGATCTTAGTGGTTTTGCAGTTGGCATTGTTAAGAAGGACTCTGTAATTGATGGGAAAAACATTGAGGCTGGAGATGTTCTCATTGGTTTGCCATCTAGTGGAGTCCATTCTAATGGATTTTCTCTTGTAAGAAG GGTTCTGGCTAGAAGTGGTCTTTCTTTGATGGACAAACTTCCTGGTGAAGACATTACATTAGGGGAAGCTTTGATGGCCCCAACTGTTATATATGTCAAGCAG GTCCTAGACTTCATTAGCAAGGGAGGTGTAAAAGGCATAGCCCACATCACTGGTGGTGGTTTTACAGACAATATGCCTCGAGTTTTTCCAGAAGGCCTTGGAGCTGTTATTTACAATAACTCCTGGGATGTCCCAACTGTGTTCAAATGGATCCAAGAG GCTGGAAGAATAGAAGATGCCGAGATGAGACGGACTTTTAACATGGGCATCGGCATGGTTCTAATTGTGACTAGAGAAGCATCTCGCCGATTACTTGAGGATGGACGTTATAAAGCATATCGCATTGGTGAAGTTGTAAGGGGTGAAGGAGTGAGCTATAACTAA
- the LOC110613075 gene encoding uncharacterized protein LOC110613075 isoform X1 has product MGSDSNSTASTGTPTASPNGKRSRDPEDEVYLDNLHSHKRYLSEFFVDGSQWSSRDLNRVFFKCSSIMASSLNGLTVGEPLSENLMESPARSEGMFSARDEMSLQYSPMSEDSDDSRFCETPINTCSFQPESLPTSPVSPYRYQRPFGGFSSASSTSSYSVHGCPATSVSCSQPRQRGSDSEGRYPSSPSDICHSADLRRAALLRSVQMRTQPPGSSSFDLPFGSGQEPIPSIEVDERPCPYMKSLVDERDYHIEECSSVRTSGPELNNGKSCRALNMSIKGDELGD; this is encoded by the exons ATGGGCTCCGATTCCAACTCCACGGCATCAACAGGCACACCAACGGCATCGCCGAATGGGAAGCGAAGTAGAGATCCCGAGGACGAGGTTTATCTCGACAATCTCCATTCGCACAAGCGTTACCTAAGCGAG TTTTTTGTTGATGGGTCACAATGGTCTTCGCGAGACTTGAACCGGGTTTTCTTCAAATGCTCATCT ATAATGGCATCTAGCTTAAATGGGTTAACTGTTGGAGAACCGCTTTCTGAAAATCTTATGGAATCTCCAGCAAGGTCTGAAGGCATGTTCTCTGCCAG gGATGAAATGTCCTTGCAATATTCACCAATGTCAGAAGACTCAGATGACTCTAGATTTTGTGAGACCCCCATAAATACTTGCTCATTCCAACCTGAGAGTTTGCCCACCAGTCCAGTTTCTCCCTACAGGTACCAAAGACCATTTGGTGGgttctcttctgcttcttctacCAGCTCGTATTCAGTACATGGCTGCCCTGCCACTAGCGTCAGCTGTTCACAACCTCGCCAACGAGGTTCAGATTCTGAGGGTCGGTATCCATCCTCACCTAGTGATATCTGCCACTCAGCTGACTTGAGGAGGGCTGCACTCTTGCGATCTGTGCAGATGAGGACACAACCTCCTGGATCATCATCTTTTGATTTGCCTTTTGGTTCAGGGCAGGAGCCTATACCTAGTATAGAAGTAGATGAGCGGCCATGTCCATATATGAAGTCCTTAGTTGATGAGAGAGATTATCATATTGAAGAGTGTTCTTCAGTGCGTACCTCAGGACCTGAACTTAATAATGGAAAGTCATGCAGAGCCTTGAATATGAGTATAAAAGgggatgaattgggagattaa
- the LOC110613075 gene encoding uncharacterized protein LOC110613075 isoform X2, with product MGSDSNSTASTGTPTASPNGKRSRDPEDEVYLDNLHSHKRYLSEIMASSLNGLTVGEPLSENLMESPARSEGMFSARDEMSLQYSPMSEDSDDSRFCETPINTCSFQPESLPTSPVSPYRYQRPFGGFSSASSTSSYSVHGCPATSVSCSQPRQRGSDSEGRYPSSPSDICHSADLRRAALLRSVQMRTQPPGSSSFDLPFGSGQEPIPSIEVDERPCPYMKSLVDERDYHIEECSSVRTSGPELNNGKSCRALNMSIKGDELGD from the exons ATGGGCTCCGATTCCAACTCCACGGCATCAACAGGCACACCAACGGCATCGCCGAATGGGAAGCGAAGTAGAGATCCCGAGGACGAGGTTTATCTCGACAATCTCCATTCGCACAAGCGTTACCTAAGCGAG ATAATGGCATCTAGCTTAAATGGGTTAACTGTTGGAGAACCGCTTTCTGAAAATCTTATGGAATCTCCAGCAAGGTCTGAAGGCATGTTCTCTGCCAG gGATGAAATGTCCTTGCAATATTCACCAATGTCAGAAGACTCAGATGACTCTAGATTTTGTGAGACCCCCATAAATACTTGCTCATTCCAACCTGAGAGTTTGCCCACCAGTCCAGTTTCTCCCTACAGGTACCAAAGACCATTTGGTGGgttctcttctgcttcttctacCAGCTCGTATTCAGTACATGGCTGCCCTGCCACTAGCGTCAGCTGTTCACAACCTCGCCAACGAGGTTCAGATTCTGAGGGTCGGTATCCATCCTCACCTAGTGATATCTGCCACTCAGCTGACTTGAGGAGGGCTGCACTCTTGCGATCTGTGCAGATGAGGACACAACCTCCTGGATCATCATCTTTTGATTTGCCTTTTGGTTCAGGGCAGGAGCCTATACCTAGTATAGAAGTAGATGAGCGGCCATGTCCATATATGAAGTCCTTAGTTGATGAGAGAGATTATCATATTGAAGAGTGTTCTTCAGTGCGTACCTCAGGACCTGAACTTAATAATGGAAAGTCATGCAGAGCCTTGAATATGAGTATAAAAGgggatgaattgggagattaa
- the LOC122725144 gene encoding uncharacterized protein LOC122725144, which produces RGSLQLTALVCSFNSLIFIMASSLNGLTVGEPHSENLMESPARSEGMFSARDEMSLQYSPMSEDSDDSRFCETPINTCSFQPESLPTSPVSPYRYQRPFGGFSSAASTSSYSVHGCPATSVSCSQPRQRGSDSEGRFPSSPSDICHSADLRRAALLRSVQMRTQPPGSSSFDLPFGSGQEPIPSIEVDERPCPYMKSLVDERDYHIEECSSVRTSGPELNNGKSCRALNMSIKGDELGD; this is translated from the exons CGTGGTAGCCTGCAGCTAACAGCTCTTGTTTGTTCATTTAATTCACTCATTTTT ATAATGGCATCTAGCTTAAATGGGTTAACTGTTGGAGAACCGCATTCTGAAAATCTTATGGAATCTCCAGCTAGGTCTGAAGGCATGTTCTCTGCCAG gGATGAAATGTCCTTGCAATATTCACCAATGTCAGAAGACTCAGATGACTCTAGATTTTGTGAGACCCCCATAAATACTTGCTCATTCCAACCTGAGAGTTTGCCCACCAGTCCAGTTTCTCCCTACAGGTACCAAAGACCATTTGGTGGGTTCTCTTCTGCTGCTTCTACCAGCTCGTATTCAGTACATGGCTGCCCTGCCACTAGCGTCAGCTGTTCACAACCTCGCCAACGAGGTTCAGATTCTGAGGGTCGGTTTCCATCCTCACCTAGTGATATCTGCCACTCAGCTGACTTGAGGAGGGCTGCACTCTTGCGATCTGTGCAGATGAGGACACAACCTCCTGGATCATCATCTTTTGATTTGCCTTTTGGTTCAGGGCAGGAGCCTATACCTAGTATAGAAGTAGATGAGCGGCCATGCCCATATATGAAGTCCTTAGTTGATGAGAGAGATTATCATATTGAAGAGTGTTCTTCAGTGCGTACCTCAGGACCTGAACTTAATAATGGAAAGTCATGCAGAGCCTTGAATATGAGTATAAAAGgggatgaattgggagattaa